From a single Vibrio toranzoniae genomic region:
- a CDS encoding magnesium transporter, with protein sequence MTVMNNTFLSIEALYSEQDIRAVSNAFQQYGREQQINLLNRMPLEDAVLVLGQCSLSAIQALLSGLEEQGFEKRSRHLAHQLGLIYSEVEPQQGYLSTGVMSHVRQRIGWIIALALLGIVSGLIIAQYEDILSQLVLLAIYMPVIAAAGGNTGTQAATLVIRALATGEMKKRQWAQVLWKEFRVAICLAFAIAVVMIGRILLFSDNQSTGEYDINMIAFAIAVALFIQVTISTVLGAGLPIVARLFKLDPAVLVSPVLASIVDISGMWIYFTVVNSFLGIA encoded by the coding sequence ATGACGGTAATGAACAACACTTTTTTATCTATTGAAGCTCTGTATTCAGAGCAAGACATCCGAGCTGTATCTAATGCATTTCAGCAATACGGACGTGAGCAACAAATTAACCTTTTGAACCGTATGCCACTTGAGGATGCGGTGTTAGTACTTGGACAATGTTCTCTCAGTGCGATTCAGGCCTTACTTAGTGGTTTAGAGGAGCAAGGCTTTGAGAAGCGTTCTCGACATTTAGCTCACCAACTAGGGTTGATCTATTCAGAGGTTGAGCCTCAGCAGGGTTACCTTTCAACGGGGGTTATGAGCCACGTTAGGCAGCGTATCGGTTGGATTATCGCCTTAGCGTTACTTGGTATTGTTTCTGGACTTATCATTGCTCAATATGAAGATATCCTGAGCCAATTGGTACTGCTGGCGATCTATATGCCTGTTATAGCCGCTGCGGGTGGTAACACGGGCACCCAAGCTGCGACTCTGGTGATCAGAGCCTTAGCCACCGGTGAGATGAAGAAGCGCCAATGGGCTCAAGTTTTATGGAAGGAGTTTAGAGTCGCCATTTGCTTAGCTTTTGCTATAGCTGTGGTGATGATCGGTCGTATCTTATTGTTTAGTGATAACCAGTCAACAGGGGAGTACGACATCAATATGATTGCTTTTGCGATTGCGGTGGCGTTATTTATTCAGGTGACGATATCAACAGTATTAGGAGCTGGGTTACCGATCGTAGCAAGGCTGTTTAAGCTTGATCCTGCAGTGTTAGTAAGCCCTGTTTTAGCTTCGATAGTCGATATTTCGGGGATGTGGATTTATTTTACGGTCGTGAACTCATTCTTGGGCATTGCTTAA
- the tyrS gene encoding tyrosine--tRNA ligase: MASIEAALAEIKRGVEELIPEDELIAKLKEGRPLRIKLGADPTAPDIHLGHTVIFNKLRAFQELGHEVTFLIGDFTAMVGDPSGKNSTRPPLSREDVLKNAETYKEQVFKILDPAKTQIRFNSEWLSELGAEGMIRLASNQTVARMLERDDFKKRYAGSQPIAIHEFMYPLLQGHDSVALESDVELGGTDQKFNLLMGRELQKAAGQKPQTVLMMPLLVGLDGVKKMSKSAHNYIGISEAPSEMFGKIMSISDDLMWSYYELLSFRPLEDVAELKAGVDAGKNPRDVKVLLAKEIIARFHSEADAEAAEQEFVNRFAKNQVPDDMPEFEFEAGLPIANVLKEAGLVNSTSDAMRMIKQGAAKLEGEKIEDSKFIPEAGTAVYQVGKRKFARITIK, from the coding sequence ATGGCGAGTATTGAAGCTGCACTAGCCGAGATCAAACGTGGCGTAGAAGAACTAATTCCAGAAGACGAACTGATAGCGAAGTTAAAAGAAGGTCGTCCTTTACGCATTAAGCTGGGTGCCGATCCAACTGCTCCAGATATCCACTTAGGCCATACGGTTATCTTTAACAAGCTTCGTGCTTTCCAAGAGCTTGGTCATGAAGTGACATTCCTTATTGGTGATTTTACTGCAATGGTTGGTGACCCATCAGGTAAGAACTCCACTCGTCCACCGCTAAGCCGTGAAGACGTATTGAAGAATGCTGAAACTTACAAAGAGCAAGTATTCAAGATTCTAGATCCTGCGAAAACACAAATTCGTTTCAACTCTGAGTGGTTATCTGAGCTTGGTGCTGAAGGTATGATTCGTCTTGCTTCTAACCAAACCGTTGCTCGTATGCTTGAGCGTGATGACTTTAAAAAGCGTTATGCTGGTAGTCAACCGATCGCAATCCACGAATTCATGTACCCACTTCTACAAGGTCACGACTCTGTTGCACTAGAGAGTGATGTTGAACTTGGCGGTACTGACCAAAAGTTTAACCTTCTAATGGGTCGTGAACTGCAAAAAGCGGCAGGTCAAAAACCACAAACAGTATTGATGATGCCACTGTTGGTTGGTCTAGACGGTGTTAAGAAGATGTCTAAGTCTGCGCACAATTACATTGGTATCAGCGAAGCACCAAGCGAGATGTTCGGTAAGATCATGTCGATCTCTGACGATCTAATGTGGAGCTACTACGAGCTACTATCTTTCCGTCCACTTGAAGACGTTGCGGAACTAAAAGCTGGCGTTGATGCAGGTAAAAACCCGCGTGACGTGAAAGTTCTTTTAGCTAAAGAGATCATTGCTCGTTTCCACAGTGAAGCGGACGCAGAAGCGGCTGAACAAGAATTCGTTAATCGTTTTGCGAAGAACCAAGTACCAGATGATATGCCTGAATTCGAATTCGAAGCAGGCCTACCCATTGCTAACGTTCTAAAAGAAGCGGGCCTAGTAAACTCGACTTCTGATGCGATGCGTATGATTAAGCAAGGCGCAGCTAAGCTTGAAGGCGAAAAGATTGAAGATAGCAAATTTATACCGGAAGCAGGTACCGCCGTTTACCAAGTTGGTAAGCGTAAATTTGCTCGTATTACTATCAAGTAA
- a CDS encoding peptidoglycan DD-metalloendopeptidase family protein, which translates to MLSIFARLPILHRAFIAFFSAVIFVAIFLLPDVNSLRDDTGALVVGKHYPLAINASILTTSSDTLPTSVLNWEKYTVRSGESTSVLFERIGLSYRLLITLLNTNNDIKNQLSNLRPGDVLQFGFDENNNLIQLKRQLSAFEHFKITKSGDSFSSSFDKKEIVYQYNYAEANITSNFWNAGVSAGLTANQMMELAGIFGWDIDFALDIRKNDSFKILYQEKVVEGEVVGRGKIIAAVFRNQGDSFTAILDDKSGNYFDENGRAMKKAFLRSPIDFRRVTSNFNPRRKHPVTGKVRAHRGTDYAAPVGTPIWAAGDGIVQKSGYNQFNGNYVFIRHSNTYITKYLHMKRRMVKTGQRVKQGQTIGTLGGTGRVTGPHLHYEFLVNGVHKNARTVKLPQSKSLTGKMKTTFIANSGIRLQNLERYGQLLATN; encoded by the coding sequence ATGTTATCAATTTTTGCACGTCTTCCTATTTTGCACCGGGCTTTTATCGCATTTTTTAGTGCCGTAATTTTCGTCGCGATTTTCTTACTCCCTGATGTCAACAGCTTACGTGACGACACTGGCGCTTTAGTCGTGGGAAAACATTACCCACTAGCTATCAATGCATCTATTCTTACCACTTCAAGTGACACACTACCAACATCAGTACTCAATTGGGAAAAATATACCGTTCGCTCTGGCGAAAGCACCTCTGTTTTATTCGAACGCATCGGCCTCTCATACCGCTTACTGATCACTCTACTTAATACCAATAATGATATTAAAAATCAGCTATCTAACCTAAGACCCGGTGATGTTTTGCAATTTGGTTTTGATGAAAACAACAACCTTATTCAGTTAAAACGACAGCTTAGTGCATTTGAACACTTTAAAATCACCAAGTCTGGTGATTCCTTTTCCTCAAGTTTTGACAAAAAAGAAATTGTCTACCAATACAATTATGCCGAAGCCAATATTACGTCGAATTTCTGGAATGCAGGCGTAAGCGCAGGGCTAACCGCAAATCAAATGATGGAGCTAGCGGGGATTTTCGGTTGGGATATCGATTTTGCTCTGGATATTCGCAAGAACGATAGCTTCAAGATTTTATACCAAGAGAAAGTCGTTGAAGGCGAAGTGGTTGGTCGCGGCAAGATTATCGCTGCAGTTTTCAGAAACCAAGGTGATTCATTTACCGCGATATTAGATGATAAAAGCGGCAACTACTTCGACGAAAATGGTCGTGCCATGAAAAAAGCTTTCCTACGTTCACCAATTGATTTCCGTCGTGTGACATCTAACTTTAATCCACGTAGAAAACACCCTGTGACAGGTAAGGTCCGCGCACACCGAGGTACAGATTACGCGGCGCCAGTAGGCACACCTATTTGGGCTGCTGGTGACGGTATTGTTCAAAAATCAGGTTACAACCAATTTAATGGTAACTACGTTTTCATCCGCCACAGCAACACCTATATTACTAAGTATCTGCACATGAAGCGACGTATGGTGAAAACAGGTCAGCGAGTGAAACAAGGCCAAACTATCGGTACTCTTGGTGGAACCGGTCGTGTGACTGGCCCACACTTACACTATGAATTCTTGGTCAACGGCGTACATAAAAATGCACGAACGGTGAAACTGCCTCAATCAAAATCGTTGACCGGCAAAATGAAAACGACCTTCATTGCTAATTCAGGGATCCGACTACAAAACCTTGAACGATATGGTCAGTTGCTTGCGACCAATTAG